In the Chryseobacterium sp. MYb264 genome, one interval contains:
- a CDS encoding T9SS type B sorting domain-containing protein: MKKLLLSYVLILLSIPFSLYGQRDTEHWFAPMAARSSVLTSPQQALYFSTDSTTPFPVDIYSNNTVIGTVTISKGSPQTFSVPLGTMISSATSDLFHPINKGLYTKGSKPYFVTFRFSVTSHGEILTSKGKAGIGTKFYAVVSPIEDIQVSSTNPLLNFTAGILATEDNTTVTVSGYAPEIEFTNGDTGLSTPVLTFTLNKGQSYIIEGISNKVGNKDGFIGSKIESSKPISVTNGNFNGQFAIDPAGGYWDGSDIVMDQSVPVDRLGNEFVVVKGNGNINEKMEDALIVATEDGTEVYINNATTPVYVLNEGEYYRVNKTNNNNYINQGNDHYNMYIKTSKNVYVYQLLAGVATSNATIGFNYIPPLNCYLPRKIDEIGMINILPPTTNNVKLNILTEAGAVVTVNNGTPPATQGPYPVLGTSSWVSYSVPNVTGNMTITSSKAVTAGISGGSGVVGYGGYFAGFSSIPVIAKQTGDCIPGIVLEVDDSFESYQWYRNNAPIPGATNNSYLPNQSGNYTVRITVGSCPPVITPVYKVFTCLTETHVNDTVCEGVKTIIPQFTNSSQAYVPGSVIIVTPPANGNAVIDPSNGVISYAPNFGYFGPDSFVYKFCGNDPEFTDCEEVTLNLTISESPAVTNATLRSCFIESNPAAAVFNLTAAAVTSQQGIIKTYYPSPTDAQNGTNEIPTPGNYIAPNGVAYVKVTNANGCYRIAEVTLVVLPPVKSTVLKDQIICMEKTTVLDAGPDFNGYQWSTGATTQTVTDIGVGVYWVDLKTGDCITRQTVKVYPAEQPVITGIDISTTNLTVNVIAGTAPYQYSLDNIHWQESGTFTEVPRGTGTVYVKDSYNCNPISVNYTNPNIINVITPNGDGINDILDYAALSGKTDLIFNIYDRYGSKIHQGEKANGYQWDGTIGGNKKVSTGSYWYEIVWKEPNKQLTPVKFTGWILVKNRD; this comes from the coding sequence ATGAAAAAACTTTTATTAAGTTACGTATTGATCCTGTTATCAATACCTTTTTCTTTGTATGGCCAAAGAGATACCGAGCATTGGTTTGCTCCTATGGCAGCCAGAAGCTCCGTACTAACCAGTCCCCAGCAAGCGCTTTATTTTTCAACAGATTCCACAACACCTTTTCCGGTGGACATCTACAGCAATAATACCGTTATCGGTACAGTTACCATTAGTAAAGGAAGTCCCCAAACTTTTTCAGTTCCCTTAGGTACTATGATCAGCTCCGCGACCTCAGATCTCTTTCACCCGATAAATAAAGGGCTTTATACAAAAGGTAGCAAGCCTTATTTTGTAACATTCCGGTTTTCAGTAACAAGTCATGGTGAAATTTTGACTTCTAAAGGAAAAGCGGGTATCGGGACAAAATTCTACGCCGTTGTTTCTCCTATTGAAGATATTCAGGTATCTTCTACCAATCCTCTTCTGAATTTCACAGCAGGAATTTTAGCTACAGAAGATAATACTACGGTTACCGTCTCCGGATATGCTCCCGAAATCGAATTTACAAACGGAGACACCGGCCTTAGCACACCGGTTTTAACTTTTACTTTAAACAAAGGGCAATCTTACATTATTGAAGGTATCAGTAATAAAGTAGGAAATAAAGACGGCTTCATAGGATCAAAAATAGAATCCAGTAAGCCCATATCTGTTACCAACGGAAACTTCAATGGACAGTTTGCTATTGACCCCGCGGGAGGGTATTGGGACGGTTCTGATATTGTCATGGATCAATCTGTACCCGTTGACCGATTGGGAAATGAATTTGTAGTCGTAAAAGGAAACGGTAATATCAACGAGAAAATGGAAGATGCCCTTATTGTTGCCACCGAAGACGGAACCGAAGTTTACATTAATAATGCAACCACTCCCGTTTACGTTCTTAATGAAGGTGAATATTACAGGGTAAATAAAACCAACAATAATAATTACATTAATCAAGGAAACGATCATTACAACATGTATATTAAAACCTCGAAAAATGTATATGTTTATCAGCTTCTTGCGGGTGTGGCAACAAGCAACGCAACTATCGGTTTCAATTATATTCCGCCTTTGAATTGCTATTTGCCAAGAAAAATTGATGAAATCGGAATGATCAATATCCTTCCTCCAACCACCAATAATGTTAAATTGAATATTCTCACAGAAGCAGGCGCCGTGGTCACAGTAAACAACGGAACTCCTCCTGCCACACAAGGTCCTTATCCTGTATTGGGAACTTCATCATGGGTTTCTTATTCAGTTCCGAATGTTACTGGAAATATGACGATTACTTCATCCAAAGCCGTAACGGCAGGTATTTCCGGAGGAAGTGGCGTTGTAGGATACGGAGGTTATTTCGCTGGGTTTTCATCTATTCCGGTCATCGCCAAGCAGACGGGAGACTGCATTCCCGGGATTGTTCTTGAGGTCGACGACAGCTTTGAGTCTTACCAATGGTACAGAAACAATGCCCCTATCCCCGGAGCTACAAACAACTCCTATCTGCCTAACCAGTCAGGAAACTATACCGTAAGAATAACCGTAGGTTCCTGCCCACCGGTTATTACACCGGTTTATAAAGTGTTTACATGCTTAACTGAAACCCACGTCAATGATACCGTCTGTGAAGGGGTAAAAACTATTATTCCACAGTTTACCAACTCTAGCCAGGCCTATGTTCCCGGATCTGTTATTATTGTCACTCCCCCTGCGAATGGAAATGCTGTTATTGATCCTTCCAACGGTGTCATCAGCTATGCACCGAACTTTGGATATTTTGGTCCTGATTCATTTGTATACAAATTCTGTGGGAATGATCCTGAATTTACTGATTGTGAAGAAGTAACTCTCAATTTAACTATTTCTGAAAGTCCGGCAGTAACGAATGCCACTTTGAGATCCTGTTTTATTGAATCTAATCCTGCAGCCGCAGTGTTTAACCTAACCGCCGCTGCCGTTACATCTCAGCAGGGAATTATCAAAACATATTACCCTTCTCCAACGGATGCACAGAACGGAACGAACGAAATCCCTACCCCGGGCAATTATATTGCTCCTAACGGAGTGGCTTACGTAAAAGTGACTAATGCTAACGGATGCTACCGAATTGCTGAGGTTACTCTCGTTGTTCTTCCTCCTGTAAAATCAACGGTATTAAAGGATCAGATCATTTGCATGGAAAAAACCACCGTTTTAGATGCAGGTCCGGATTTCAACGGATACCAATGGAGTACCGGAGCCACAACCCAAACGGTTACTGATATTGGAGTAGGTGTTTATTGGGTAGATCTTAAAACAGGAGACTGTATCACAAGACAAACGGTAAAAGTATACCCGGCAGAACAGCCTGTTATCACCGGAATTGATATTTCCACGACCAATCTCACTGTCAATGTTATTGCCGGCACAGCCCCCTATCAATATTCACTGGACAATATTCACTGGCAGGAATCCGGCACATTTACAGAAGTTCCCAGAGGAACCGGAACTGTATATGTAAAGGACTCTTATAACTGCAACCCCATAAGTGTAAACTATACCAACCCGAACATCATTAATGTTATCACCCCGAACGGAGACGGCATCAATGATATCCTCGATTACGCTGCACTGTCAGGAAAAACAGATCTTATATTCAATATTTATGACAGATATGGAAGCAAGATCCATCAGGGAGAAAAGGCAAACGGCTATCAATGGGACGGAACGATAGGTGGCAATAAAAAAGTATCCACCGGAAGCTACTGGTATGAAATTGTCTGGAAGGAACCTAATAAGCAACTGACTCCTGTTAAATTTACAGGCTGGATCCTGGTAAAAAACAGGGATTAA
- a CDS encoding T9SS type B sorting domain-containing protein, which produces MKKILSFFLIFYIFSTAFAQLDREHWFAPMVDRTGNPNPYQKLYMSTNRSTPFPVSIYNNNILIGTVNISKNNPQKFDVLRDYIITTQQTDLFTPTTKGLYLKADFPFYANLRFSVFNHAEIITSKGIPSTGKLFYIATAPITVINPILNFMTSILATEDNTTVTISNYKPTVQFSNGSTGAANPTMTVTLNKGQSYIIDGIGNLSGNADGFIGAKIVSNKNVNITNGNFNGQYAGNYPSSSDILMDQAVPVDRLGSEFALVKGNGNVGANMEGAIVVATEDNTQIYVNNEIPPVATLNTGQYYVIPDNKYQLQGSGHYNLYIKTSKNAYVYQILAGDSGSGNETATGGFNFIPALNCYLPKQINELGLINENFVHSNNNLSGILNIPTKLNLITERGAVVTVNGSFPPATTGPFNMTGTNNWVTYGIPNVTGTITIVSDKAITAGITAGSDAVGYGGFFAGFPTQPVILQSGGSCAPGIILTVDPIIYDTYQWYRNGILINGATNSSISPTDSGYYTCSVTMGSCAPLVTAQYKVLNCMKQSTATYDVCTDKIITPAFTNSAQTPVSSTVGITVQPTLGTATADPATGLITYTVANPGVTGTDTFTYTFCGNDPDFTDCETVTVTVHIEALITQNATLTACNINGQGTFDLTTANVTSSTGTTISYYPTLQDAQNENAAALITVPSAYTAPNGTIIYAVVKNNIGCKTIVQITLNLFNLAVVLPNYNGVFCDDNLDGTVTVVLSNITPIVLNNPGFFTNIRYYANLADANAGNANVLPDNWSYTATTIIYIRVDSPDGCPPVVQPLTFSIGARLTLLRTGFSDTVCDDDLDAVKLVDLIPFITQFTTDPSVTYSFFATLSDAQNNVSPINNPVNISGNQTIYIRFEKPNACPEVASITIHIKTSKKSDILVDKIICPKTQTSLDAGPGFDAYTWNTGATTPSIDNVGVGSYWVDLTFNGCVYRQHITITESPLPVITLIDINGSTVTIGVSGGTPPYQYSLDGVSWQSSNVFNNIPRGGHTVFVRDAQNCEDIKREFTIINLINAITPNLDGYNDGIDYSGLMTKENLEFRIFDRYGAEIFRGTPANNFKWDGNIKDRPVNTATYWYFISFSEFGSLTKVKYTSWLLVKNR; this is translated from the coding sequence ATGAAGAAAATTTTATCCTTTTTTCTTATATTTTATATTTTCTCTACCGCTTTTGCACAATTAGATAGAGAGCACTGGTTCGCACCTATGGTCGACAGAACGGGAAATCCCAATCCGTATCAGAAACTTTATATGTCGACCAATCGTTCAACTCCCTTCCCTGTAAGCATTTACAACAACAATATTCTGATCGGAACGGTAAATATCAGCAAAAATAATCCTCAGAAGTTTGATGTTTTGAGAGATTATATTATCACCACACAACAGACCGATCTATTTACTCCGACAACGAAAGGGCTTTACCTAAAGGCAGATTTTCCTTTTTATGCTAACCTGAGATTTTCGGTATTCAATCACGCGGAGATTATTACATCCAAAGGGATCCCGTCTACCGGAAAGCTTTTCTATATAGCCACAGCACCCATTACAGTCATAAACCCTATTCTGAATTTCATGACCAGTATTTTGGCCACAGAAGATAATACCACCGTTACGATTTCCAATTATAAACCTACTGTTCAGTTTTCGAATGGCAGTACAGGAGCAGCCAATCCTACAATGACTGTCACCCTGAATAAGGGACAGTCCTATATCATCGACGGTATCGGAAATCTTTCAGGAAATGCAGATGGTTTTATAGGAGCTAAGATTGTTTCTAATAAAAATGTGAATATTACCAATGGTAATTTTAATGGTCAATATGCAGGAAACTACCCTTCCAGTTCAGATATCCTTATGGACCAGGCCGTTCCCGTGGACAGACTGGGAAGTGAGTTTGCCTTAGTAAAAGGAAACGGAAATGTAGGGGCCAATATGGAAGGTGCTATTGTTGTTGCCACAGAGGACAATACTCAGATCTACGTTAATAATGAAATTCCTCCTGTTGCCACTCTTAATACAGGGCAGTACTATGTAATTCCGGACAACAAATATCAACTTCAAGGCAGCGGTCATTACAATTTATATATTAAAACTTCAAAAAACGCGTATGTATATCAAATCCTGGCAGGTGATTCCGGTTCAGGAAATGAGACCGCAACCGGAGGTTTCAATTTTATACCGGCACTTAACTGTTATTTACCCAAACAGATTAATGAATTGGGTTTGATTAATGAAAACTTTGTCCACTCCAACAATAATCTCTCAGGAATATTAAATATCCCTACCAAATTAAATTTAATTACTGAACGAGGGGCAGTGGTTACCGTTAACGGATCTTTTCCTCCTGCCACAACGGGACCTTTCAATATGACCGGTACCAACAATTGGGTTACCTACGGAATTCCGAATGTGACCGGAACCATCACCATTGTTTCAGATAAAGCCATTACAGCAGGAATCACCGCAGGAAGTGATGCCGTAGGATATGGTGGTTTTTTCGCAGGTTTTCCTACACAACCCGTTATTTTACAGTCAGGTGGCAGCTGCGCTCCCGGAATTATCCTTACAGTAGATCCTATTATTTATGACACCTATCAATGGTATCGAAACGGGATTCTGATTAATGGAGCCACCAACTCGTCTATTTCTCCTACTGATTCCGGATATTATACATGTTCTGTAACTATGGGAAGTTGTGCACCACTGGTAACTGCACAATATAAAGTACTGAATTGCATGAAACAAAGTACGGCAACCTACGATGTTTGTACTGACAAAATAATCACTCCGGCATTTACAAATTCTGCCCAGACACCGGTTTCCTCTACAGTCGGAATTACTGTTCAGCCTACATTAGGAACTGCAACTGCAGATCCGGCAACAGGGTTAATTACCTATACGGTAGCGAACCCCGGAGTGACGGGAACCGATACTTTCACCTATACTTTCTGTGGGAATGATCCCGATTTTACCGACTGTGAAACTGTAACGGTCACCGTCCACATTGAAGCACTTATCACTCAAAATGCCACATTGACGGCCTGTAATATAAACGGCCAGGGAACATTCGATTTAACAACAGCAAACGTTACCAGCAGCACCGGAACCACCATCAGCTATTATCCTACTTTGCAGGACGCGCAAAATGAGAATGCCGCCGCATTGATCACAGTTCCAAGTGCCTATACAGCTCCTAACGGGACAATTATTTATGCTGTGGTGAAAAATAATATAGGATGTAAAACCATTGTTCAGATCACCTTGAATTTATTTAATCTTGCAGTCGTTCTTCCCAATTATAATGGTGTTTTTTGTGATGATAATTTAGATGGAACGGTTACGGTAGTTCTTTCAAATATCACTCCCATTGTCTTAAATAATCCGGGATTCTTCACCAATATCAGATATTACGCCAATTTAGCCGATGCGAATGCGGGTAATGCCAATGTTCTTCCCGACAACTGGAGTTACACTGCTACGACCATCATTTACATCCGCGTAGATTCGCCTGACGGATGCCCTCCTGTTGTCCAGCCACTAACCTTCAGTATCGGGGCGAGATTAACTCTGTTAAGAACCGGATTCAGTGACACTGTATGCGATGATGATCTGGACGCTGTAAAATTAGTGGATCTCATTCCTTTTATCACTCAGTTTACCACGGATCCATCCGTTACCTACAGTTTTTTTGCTACATTATCTGATGCACAGAATAATGTTTCTCCCATTAACAATCCGGTCAATATTTCTGGAAACCAAACTATTTATATCAGATTTGAAAAGCCCAATGCCTGTCCAGAGGTAGCCTCTATCACCATCCATATTAAAACTTCAAAAAAATCGGATATTCTTGTTGATAAAATCATTTGTCCCAAAACCCAAACCTCTCTGGATGCAGGACCTGGATTTGATGCCTATACCTGGAATACCGGAGCGACAACCCCCTCAATAGACAATGTAGGGGTAGGAAGCTATTGGGTAGACCTTACTTTCAATGGCTGTGTGTACAGGCAACACATAACGATTACAGAATCGCCGCTTCCGGTCATCACGCTCATAGATATCAACGGAAGCACAGTTACCATTGGAGTAAGCGGAGGAACTCCTCCTTATCAATATTCTCTCGATGGGGTGAGCTGGCAAAGCTCGAATGTTTTTAATAATATTCCAAGAGGCGGGCATACCGTATTCGTTAGAGATGCTCAGAACTGTGAAGATATTAAAAGGGAATTTACCATCATTAATCTAATTAATGCAATCACTCCAAACCTTGACGGCTATAATGACGGTATTGATTATTCGGGGCTAATGACCAAGGAAAATCTTGAATTCCGAATTTTTGATCGCTATGGCGCAGAGATATTCAGAGGAACCCCTGCCAATAATTTTAAATGGGATGGAAATATCAAAGACCGGCCGGTGAACACCGCCACTTACTGGTATTTTATAAGTTTCAGTGAGTTTGGATCATTAACCAAGGTAAAATACACCAGCTGGCTCCTTGTGAAAAACAGATAA
- a CDS encoding DUF6759 domain-containing protein, translating into MKKLLLLFSTALFINLSAQSRGKDYSNILKSKNIYEINAFLRDAHPDDPRRSVLKPRVMDMMKDYIKNAPPGDSKVRQMQDWLAMLKRRPSTKISFDEMNAIIKQKQIAKYEKELQVGQSAIVYTPSASQNVYAATPSVTKAVIADTEASEFNMLMGENPVEHKNKTVKILNSLFDNDPNAKECIVMIENKSDCNIIMRMEGVGTTKYRLPVPAHGDNAIVVQKGDYLFTSIVCGAQYASQKTIQKPLIVALGSSVNK; encoded by the coding sequence ATGAAAAAATTACTTTTACTGTTTAGTACCGCTTTATTTATAAACCTTTCTGCACAGTCAAGGGGGAAAGACTACAGCAATATTCTTAAGAGTAAAAATATATATGAAATTAATGCTTTCCTGAGAGACGCTCATCCGGATGATCCCCGACGTTCCGTTTTGAAGCCGAGAGTCATGGATATGATGAAAGATTATATAAAAAATGCCCCACCGGGAGATTCCAAAGTAAGGCAGATGCAGGACTGGCTTGCCATGCTAAAGAGAAGACCGTCAACAAAGATCTCTTTTGATGAAATGAATGCCATTATCAAACAAAAGCAAATTGCAAAATACGAAAAAGAACTTCAGGTAGGACAATCTGCAATTGTGTACACGCCCAGTGCGTCCCAAAATGTATATGCAGCCACTCCCTCCGTTACAAAAGCTGTGATTGCCGATACAGAAGCTTCAGAGTTCAATATGCTGATGGGAGAAAATCCTGTAGAGCATAAAAATAAAACCGTAAAAATATTGAATTCCCTCTTTGATAACGATCCGAATGCTAAAGAATGTATTGTAATGATTGAAAATAAGTCGGACTGTAATATTATTATGAGGATGGAAGGCGTAGGTACTACAAAATACAGACTCCCGGTTCCGGCTCACGGAGATAATGCCATTGTGGTTCAGAAAGGGGATTATCTTTTCACCAGTATAGTCTGTGGTGCTCAATATGCCTCTCAGAAAACAATCCAGAAACCTTTGATTGTTGCTTTAGGAAGTTCGGTGAATAAATAA
- the trmB gene encoding tRNA (guanosine(46)-N7)-methyltransferase TrmB — MGKNKLARFAENKILPNVIQPTREQALSGFDLKGKWRKNFFKNDHPIVLELGCGKGEYTVGLAKTFREKNFIGIDIKGARFWFGAKEAVDSGMENVAFLRSQIELVEYYFAENEVDEIWITFPDPQIKYRRTKHRLTHPDFLDRYKKFLKPGGIVHLKTDSEFLHGYTLGFLQGAGYEIISAHHDIYGALEYDPDTPHLRDIRTYYEELFSAKGKTITYIKFRIN; from the coding sequence ATGGGCAAGAATAAACTAGCAAGATTTGCTGAAAACAAAATACTACCAAACGTAATTCAACCAACAAGAGAACAAGCTTTAAGCGGTTTCGATTTAAAAGGAAAATGGCGAAAAAACTTCTTTAAAAATGATCATCCTATCGTATTAGAGTTGGGTTGTGGAAAAGGTGAATATACTGTGGGGCTGGCTAAAACTTTCCGTGAGAAAAATTTTATCGGAATTGATATTAAGGGCGCCCGATTTTGGTTTGGTGCAAAAGAGGCTGTTGATTCAGGAATGGAAAATGTTGCGTTCTTACGCTCACAAATTGAGCTTGTAGAATATTATTTTGCAGAAAATGAAGTTGATGAGATCTGGATTACTTTCCCTGACCCTCAAATCAAATACAGACGTACAAAACACAGGCTTACCCATCCTGATTTTCTTGATCGGTATAAAAAGTTCCTTAAACCCGGAGGTATTGTTCATTTAAAAACAGACTCTGAGTTTCTGCATGGCTACACCCTTGGTTTTTTACAGGGAGCAGGTTATGAGATTATTTCTGCTCATCACGACATTTACGGAGCTCTAGAATATGATCCGGACACCCCTCATCTTAGAGATATCAGAACCTATTATGAAGAGCTTTTTTCAGCCAAAGGAAAAACAATTACCTATATAAAATTTAGGATCAATTAA
- a CDS encoding DUF6759 domain-containing protein: MKRQTFILSLFVITLSNMAYAQKKFNKILTSASIPEIEEFLRLAHPDDPRRTVLRPKLTALKNKAWTKGARSAKPMEIRPLREQITKPEYDAEEFERHMATTSQKHTDKTIKLLNTLFNEDITSKEAILLYRNNSDCNIIVRIQGREIYNLAVPAHGENFTVIKKGEYILTSNVCDIQYSSKKEIRKGMLITLSHPIEKRHKH, translated from the coding sequence ATGAAAAGACAGACTTTTATACTCTCGCTCTTTGTGATTACACTGAGTAATATGGCGTATGCACAAAAAAAATTTAACAAAATTCTCACTTCCGCCAGCATCCCTGAAATTGAAGAATTTCTCAGACTTGCGCATCCTGATGACCCCCGAAGAACTGTATTACGCCCCAAACTGACTGCCCTGAAGAACAAAGCCTGGACAAAAGGAGCAAGAAGTGCAAAACCTATGGAAATACGCCCGTTACGTGAACAGATCACCAAACCTGAATATGATGCGGAGGAATTTGAACGACATATGGCAACCACTTCTCAGAAACATACCGATAAAACCATAAAGCTTCTAAATACCCTATTCAATGAAGACATCACCAGTAAAGAAGCCATTCTACTCTATAGAAACAACTCAGACTGTAATATTATCGTAAGAATCCAAGGAAGAGAAATTTACAATCTTGCTGTTCCTGCTCATGGTGAAAACTTCACGGTCATTAAAAAGGGCGAATATATTCTCACCAGTAACGTATGTGACATTCAGTACAGTTCAAAAAAAGAAATCAGAAAAGGAATGCTCATTACTTTAAGTCATCCTATTGAAAAAAGACATAAACATTAA
- a CDS encoding DUF6759 domain-containing protein — MSKFLISLSGICCALLTNSCSPTYHRTPYPTQNSGKVSANTGNTNTSESQTEREYQTLIKTYKSETAEVLTDLLNGSADSPKTSITVENKSDCNMVLTISGNNYFKKIPIGANKIGSAMVMKNQNYTLSGTICNAVYNKTKFVTSSYNITLSH; from the coding sequence ATGTCAAAGTTCTTAATTTCTCTTTCAGGAATTTGTTGTGCGCTCTTGACCAACAGCTGCAGCCCTACTTATCACAGAACCCCTTACCCTACTCAAAATAGCGGCAAGGTCTCCGCCAACACAGGGAATACCAATACTTCCGAAAGCCAGACAGAAAGAGAATATCAGACTTTAATAAAGACCTATAAATCGGAAACTGCAGAAGTATTGACAGATTTACTTAACGGTTCTGCAGACAGCCCGAAAACATCCATTACCGTAGAAAATAAGTCGGACTGCAATATGGTTTTAACGATCAGCGGAAATAACTATTTTAAGAAAATCCCGATTGGTGCGAATAAAATAGGTTCAGCCATGGTGATGAAAAACCAGAATTATACTTTATCGGGAACGATTTGTAATGCTGTTTATAACAAAACAAAATTTGTTACAAGTTCTTATAATATTACGCTTTCACACTAA
- the rpsB gene encoding 30S ribosomal protein S2: MAKANVKDLLEAGVHFGHMTRKWNPNMAPYIFMEKNGIHIVDLHKTAVKLDEACGALEKLTSAGKKVLFVATKKQAKEVVAKHAAELNMPYITERWPGGMLTNFVTIRKAVKKMNSIDKMKKDGTFETLSKKERLQVDRQRANLEKNLGSISDMVRLPSAIFVVDIMREHIAVTEAKKLGIPVFGIVDTNSDPRKVDFVIPGNDDASKSIDMILSIVSESIKEGQSQRKADKEKSKEEGEVVSADKDADFDAE; encoded by the coding sequence ATGGCAAAAGCAAATGTAAAAGACCTTCTAGAGGCTGGTGTACACTTCGGTCACATGACTAGAAAGTGGAATCCAAATATGGCTCCATACATTTTTATGGAGAAAAATGGTATTCACATTGTAGACTTACATAAAACAGCAGTTAAATTGGATGAAGCTTGTGGAGCTTTGGAAAAATTAACTTCTGCAGGTAAAAAAGTTCTTTTCGTAGCTACTAAAAAGCAAGCGAAAGAGGTAGTGGCTAAGCACGCTGCAGAACTTAATATGCCTTATATTACAGAAAGATGGCCTGGTGGTATGTTAACAAACTTTGTTACTATCAGAAAGGCTGTTAAGAAAATGAACTCTATCGACAAAATGAAAAAAGATGGTACGTTCGAAACTTTATCTAAAAAAGAGAGATTACAAGTAGACAGACAAAGAGCTAACTTAGAGAAAAACTTAGGTTCTATCTCTGACATGGTTCGTCTTCCTTCTGCAATCTTCGTTGTAGATATCATGAGAGAACATATCGCGGTAACTGAAGCTAAGAAATTAGGTATTCCAGTTTTCGGTATTGTTGATACAAACTCTGACCCAAGAAAAGTAGACTTCGTTATCCCAGGAAACGATGATGCTTCTAAATCTATCGATATGATCCTGAGCATTGTTTCAGAATCTATCAAAGAAGGTCAGTCTCAAAGAAAAGCTGATAAAGAAAAATCTAAAGAAGAAGGAGAAGTAGTATCTGCTGATAAAGATGCTGATTTCGATGCTGAATAA
- the rpsI gene encoding 30S ribosomal protein S9: MSIVHKIGRRKTSVARVYVKPGTGNITVNGKEAATYFSTDVMVYKLNQPFILSETVGQYDVTVNVFGGGNTGQAEAIRLGISRALCEINAEFRLALKPAGLLTRDARMVERKKPGQKKARKRFQFSKR, encoded by the coding sequence ATGTCTATAGTTCACAAAATCGGAAGAAGAAAAACTTCTGTAGCTAGAGTTTATGTAAAGCCAGGAACTGGTAACATTACAGTAAACGGTAAAGAGGCTGCAACTTATTTCTCTACAGACGTGATGGTTTACAAATTAAACCAGCCGTTTATCCTTTCTGAAACTGTTGGTCAGTATGACGTTACCGTAAATGTATTCGGTGGTGGTAATACAGGTCAGGCAGAAGCTATCAGATTAGGTATTTCTAGAGCACTTTGCGAAATTAATGCTGAATTCAGATTAGCATTGAAGCCTGCAGGTTTACTTACAAGAGACGCAAGAATGGTGGAGAGAAAGAAGCCAGGTCAGAAAAAAGCCAGAAAGAGATTCCAATTCTCAAAACGTTAA
- the rplM gene encoding 50S ribosomal protein L13, translating into MNTLSYKTVSANKATANKEWVVVDAEGQPLGRLASTVAKILRGKHKTNYTPHVDCGDNVIVLNAGKVTLSGNKWNDKTYIWHTGYPGGQKSMTAAELQKKDSLKVLEKSVKGMLPKNRLGSALLKNLYLYEGTEHKHEAQQPKTINVNEFK; encoded by the coding sequence GTGAATACATTAAGTTACAAAACTGTTTCAGCGAACAAAGCTACTGCTAATAAAGAATGGGTTGTGGTAGACGCTGAAGGACAACCGTTAGGAAGACTAGCTTCTACGGTTGCAAAGATTTTGAGAGGTAAGCACAAAACGAACTACACACCTCACGTAGATTGTGGTGATAACGTAATCGTTTTGAACGCTGGGAAAGTAACTCTTTCTGGAAACAAGTGGAACGATAAGACTTATATCTGGCATACAGGTTATCCTGGAGGACAGAAGTCTATGACTGCAGCTGAACTTCAAAAGAAAGATTCTTTAAAAGTATTAGAAAAATCTGTAAAAGGGATGTTACCTAAAAACAGATTAGGATCTGCTTTATTAAAGAACCTTTATTTATATGAAGGAACTGAGCACAAACATGAAGCTCAACAGCCTAAAACAATTAATGTTAACGAATTTAAATAA